A DNA window from Haliovirga abyssi contains the following coding sequences:
- a CDS encoding AAA-like domain-containing protein, which translates to MKEFNIIGTCIPEEHYMVDTTSKLNQIIKLIEKRKYFTINRPRQYGKTTTIYLLEERLKKSKEYLMISISFEGLGDENFENSEILGKSLIRKINKMLKIKKFENLVIDIEKTQMKTMDDLSDIITDFVLKTDKKVILMIDEVDKSSNNQLFLNFIGMLREKYLSAIKKQDYTFHSVILAGVHDVKNLKLKLRPDENRTLNSPWNIAVDFDVDMCFNPQEIATMLREYEADVKTGMDIKNMSEKIYMYTTGYPFLVSKLCKVMDEKLDRNFSEKGLEEAIKITLETPNTLFDDIIKNIENNREFYKFIEKVILGNDKVDYVHTDTMVSIGKMYGIIREKNRKVEIDNKIFEILLYNHIIAKREREKGAVLTYEFRTKFIDDNGNLDMELVLSKFQELMKAEYRKIDEKFVEREGRLLFLAFLKPIINGTGFYFVESETRESNRMDIVVTYNMKKYVIELKIWRGGKYEQEGREQLCGYLESQNLDKGYMIFYSFNKGKKYIKDKVMVKGKEVFEIVV; encoded by the coding sequence ATGAAAGAATTTAATATAATAGGAACTTGTATTCCAGAAGAGCATTATATGGTAGATACAACATCTAAATTAAATCAAATAATAAAATTAATAGAAAAAAGAAAATATTTTACAATAAATAGGCCTAGACAATATGGGAAAACAACAACAATATATTTGTTGGAAGAAAGATTAAAAAAGAGTAAAGAGTATTTAATGATATCAATAAGTTTTGAAGGTCTTGGAGATGAAAATTTTGAAAATTCAGAGATTTTAGGTAAATCTTTAATAAGAAAAATAAATAAAATGTTAAAAATAAAAAAATTTGAAAATTTAGTAATTGATATTGAAAAAACTCAAATGAAAACGATGGATGATTTAAGCGATATTATAACTGATTTTGTATTAAAAACAGATAAAAAAGTGATATTAATGATAGATGAAGTGGATAAAAGTAGTAATAATCAACTGTTTTTAAATTTTATAGGAATGTTACGAGAAAAATATTTATCAGCAATAAAAAAGCAAGATTATACATTTCATAGTGTGATTTTAGCAGGAGTACATGATGTAAAAAATTTAAAATTAAAGTTACGACCAGATGAGAATAGAACATTAAATAGTCCGTGGAATATAGCGGTAGATTTTGACGTAGATATGTGCTTTAATCCTCAGGAGATAGCAACGATGTTAAGAGAATATGAAGCAGATGTAAAAACAGGAATGGATATAAAAAATATGTCAGAAAAGATATATATGTATACAACTGGTTATCCGTTTTTAGTAAGTAAATTATGCAAAGTAATGGATGAAAAACTAGATAGAAATTTTAGTGAAAAAGGGTTGGAAGAAGCTATAAAAATAACATTGGAAACTCCTAATACACTGTTTGATGATATAATAAAAAATATAGAAAATAATAGAGAATTTTATAAATTTATAGAAAAAGTTATATTAGGGAATGATAAAGTTGATTATGTACATACAGATACAATGGTATCAATAGGAAAAATGTATGGAATAATAAGAGAAAAAAATAGAAAAGTTGAGATAGATAATAAAATATTTGAGATATTACTTTATAATCATATTATAGCGAAACGAGAAAGAGAAAAAGGGGCAGTTTTAACTTATGAATTTAGAACAAAATTTATAGATGATAATGGTAATTTAGATATGGAATTGGTATTGAGTAAATTTCAAGAATTAATGAAAGCAGAATATAGAAAAATAGATGAAAAATTTGTGGAAAGAGAAGGTCGACTACTATTTTTAGCATTTTTGAAACCAATAATAAATGGAACAGGATTTTATTTTGTGGAATCAGAAACAAGAGAGTCAAACAGAATGGATATAGTAGTGACATATAATATGAAAAAATATGTAATAGAGTTGAAGATATGGCGTGGTGGTAAGTATGAACAAGAGGGAAGAGAGCAGTTGTGCGGATATTTAGAATCACAAAATTTAGATAAAGGGTATATGATATTTTATAGCTTTAATAAGGGGAAAAAGTATATTAAGGATAAAGTTATGGTTAAAGGGAAGGAAGTTTTTGAGATAGTTGTATAA